The sequence CTCCAGAGTTTTAACTTTGAGAACCTGCCCTCTCGCGAGCCGCGCGTATCCCACCCAGCCCATTGCTGCCAAGGCAAAAATTAAACGATCCAGGCCGGGACCGAGGAAGGCCACCAGCGCGATCGCCAACAGAATTCCGGGGAAAGCCATCAAAGAGTTGATGACCACCACCGTCACGAATGTATCCAACTTACCGCCGATGTAGCCGGCACATCCCCCGATTAAAACGCCGGCCGTTACGGAGAGCAGTACAACTGTAGCCCCCACCCGCATACTCACACGGGTGCCTAAAAGGACGCGAGAGAGAATATCACGTCCTAACTCATCGTTTCCAAATGGATGCTTCCAGGACGGACCTTCGAGCCGGTCAACAAGTCTCTGATCCGCCGGATCATACGGCGCCACCCATGGCCCCGCCACAGCCAGGAACGTGAGCACCGTCACAACAATGAAGCCTGCCAGCGCCAGCCTGTTCCGGCGAAAAAACTCAGTCATACCGGATTCGCGGATCGACAACGGAATAAATCAGGTCCGTCGCCAGGTTGACCAGGATGTAGGTCGATGCAATGGCCAGAAAACACCCTTGCGCCAGGGGGTAGTCCCGCGCGCTGATAGCCTGATATGTCAGGCGGCCGATACCGGGCCATGAAAATATGATTTCGGTGATCATCGTTCCTGTCAGCAGCATTCCCGCCTGCAGCCCCAACAACGTTACCACCGGAATAAGGCCGTTTCTCAGCGCGTGGCCGAACAGAACAGC is a genomic window of Terriglobia bacterium containing:
- a CDS encoding ABC transporter permease codes for the protein MTEFFRRNRLALAGFIVVTVLTFLAVAGPWVAPYDPADQRLVDRLEGPSWKHPFGNDELGRDILSRVLLGTRVSMRVGATVVLLSVTAGVLIGGCAGYIGGKLDTFVTVVVINSLMAFPGILLAIALVAFLGPGLDRLIFALAAMGWVGYARLARGQVLKVKTLE